In the Campylobacter showae genome, one interval contains:
- the lgt gene encoding prolipoprotein diacylglyceryl transferase, whose protein sequence is MSWWNDFYINFDPVAFELFGIKVHWYGIMYVLALLVALGVAKFIVKRDNMQISNSLLDNYFFWVEIGVILGARLGYIVIYDPNTAYYLTHPWQIFNPFHNGEFVGIRGMSYHGAVVGFLIATWAFCRKFKQNLWQLLDLVALSIPLGYFFGRIGNFLNQELFGRITDVSWAINVAGQMRHPSQIYEAILEGLAVFAILFVYRKFKKFDGELIALYAILYTFARFVCEFFREPDFGIGFVFLNLSMGQVLSFLMFACGIFLYIILNKKYTKF, encoded by the coding sequence ATGAGTTGGTGGAACGACTTTTATATAAATTTTGATCCCGTCGCGTTTGAGCTGTTTGGCATCAAGGTGCATTGGTACGGGATAATGTACGTCCTAGCGCTGCTCGTGGCGCTCGGGGTGGCTAAATTTATCGTCAAGCGCGATAATATGCAAATTTCAAATTCGCTGCTTGATAACTATTTCTTTTGGGTGGAAATCGGCGTGATACTGGGCGCGAGGCTGGGCTACATCGTCATTTACGATCCAAATACCGCTTATTATCTCACTCATCCTTGGCAGATTTTTAACCCCTTTCACAACGGCGAATTCGTTGGTATCCGCGGTATGAGCTATCACGGCGCGGTGGTCGGATTTTTGATAGCGACGTGGGCTTTTTGTCGTAAATTTAAGCAAAATTTGTGGCAGCTTTTAGATCTCGTCGCGCTTAGCATTCCGCTTGGATATTTTTTCGGTCGTATCGGAAATTTTTTAAACCAAGAGCTGTTCGGTCGTATCACGGACGTCTCATGGGCGATCAACGTCGCGGGACAGATGCGCCATCCGTCGCAAATTTATGAAGCCATTTTAGAGGGGCTCGCTGTTTTTGCGATTCTTTTTGTTTATAGAAAATTTAAAAAATTTGACGGCGAACTTATCGCTCTTTATGCCATACTTTATACCTTTGCCAGATTTGTCTGCGAGTTCTTTAGGGAGCCTGATTTCGGTATCGGCTTTGTATTTTTAAATTTATCTATGGGGCAGGTACTATCATTTTTAATGTTTGCGTGCGGTATTTTCCTTTATATTATCTTAAATAAAAAATATACAAAATTTTAA
- a CDS encoding fumarate reductase cytochrome b subunit, whose product MSGLIEGFLGRQADTKKSRTPAVWDRWQSITGLILACFILCHMVFTSTILFGKGAFNAVVGFAEAKFLFGEATWWITNVIAAVIFAVFIAHAFLAMRKFPANYRQYIMFKGHKDRMKHLDTTLWWFQFLTGFALFFAASAHLVDIIFGGHITADKSAAAFHQLEIFYFALLVFMVVHASVGMYRLYVKWISIDGVNKQEMFAKRNKAKTAIFVVFGVLAVIALIADFVWISL is encoded by the coding sequence ATGAGTGGGCTAATCGAGGGCTTCTTAGGTAGGCAAGCGGATACGAAAAAAAGTCGTACTCCTGCCGTTTGGGACAGATGGCAAAGTATAACGGGACTGATTTTGGCCTGTTTTATTTTGTGTCACATGGTATTTACCTCTACCATTTTATTCGGCAAGGGCGCATTTAACGCCGTCGTAGGGTTTGCGGAGGCTAAATTTTTATTCGGCGAGGCTACGTGGTGGATCACTAATGTCATAGCCGCGGTAATATTCGCCGTTTTTATCGCTCACGCATTTTTAGCGATGAGGAAATTCCCAGCAAACTATAGACAATACATCATGTTTAAAGGTCATAAAGACCGTATGAAACACCTTGATACTACGCTTTGGTGGTTTCAGTTTTTGACAGGTTTTGCTCTATTTTTCGCAGCCAGCGCGCACTTAGTCGATATAATATTTGGCGGACACATCACTGCCGATAAATCAGCGGCTGCATTTCATCAATTAGAAATTTTTTACTTTGCGCTACTTGTATTTATGGTTGTTCACGCTAGCGTGGGAATGTACCGCTTGTATGTCAAATGGATAAGCATCGACGGAGTAAATAAACAAGAGATGTTCGCAAAAAGAAATAAAGCCAAAACTGCGATATTTGTGGTTTTTGGAGTGCTCGCGGTCATCGCGCTGATCGCTGATTTCGTGTGGATCAGTCTTTAG